The Salmonella enterica subsp. houtenae serovar Houten genome has a segment encoding these proteins:
- the traC_2 gene encoding bacteriophage P4 DNA primase, with the protein MKMNITETVKQACGHWPNILPALGVKVIKNRHQPCPVCGGSDRFRFDDKEGRGTWFCNQCGAGDGLKLVERVFDVSASEAAQKVNTVTGNLPPVAPEVIAAAEAGAEADRKAAAALAIRLMEKTRPATGNAYLTRKGFPDRECPVLTVMHKTGGVTFRTGDVVAPLYDDAGTLVNVQLINADGLKRTLKGGAVKGTCHIIEGQKQAGKRLWIAEGYATALTVHHLTGETVMVALSSVNLLSLASLARQKHPACQIVLAADRDLNGDGQTKAAAAADACEGVVALPPVFGDWNDAFVQKGEEATRKAIYDAIRPPADSPFTTMSEAEFTAMSTSEKAMRVHEHYGEALAVDANGQLLSRYEAGIWKIIPPSDFARDVAGLFQRLRAPFSSGKIASVVETLKLIIPQQDAPARRLIGFRNGVLDTATGTFSPHHKSHWLRTLCDVDFTPPVEGETLETHAPHFWRWLDRAAGGRPEKRDVILAALFMVLANRYDWQLFLEMTGPGGSGKSILAEIATMLAGEDNATSATIETLESPRERAALIGFSLIRLPDQEKWSGDGAGLKAITGGDAVSVDPKYKDAYSTHIPAVILAVNNNPMRFTDRSGGVSRRRVILHFPEQIAPEERDPKLKDKIAQELAVIVRQLMQKFSDPMAARTLLQSQQNSDEALRIKRDADPTFDFCGYLEALPEPDGMYMGNANIIPRQPRLYLYHAYLIYMEAHGYKNTLSLTMFGKGLSAMLKEYGLNYDKRRTNQGMQTNLALREESNADWLPKCDEPAVK; encoded by the coding sequence ATGAAAATGAATATAACGGAAACCGTAAAACAGGCGTGCGGCCACTGGCCGAACATTCTCCCTGCGCTGGGTGTGAAGGTGATTAAAAACCGTCATCAGCCCTGCCCGGTATGCGGCGGCTCTGACCGCTTTCGCTTTGACGATAAAGAGGGGCGCGGGACGTGGTTCTGTAACCAGTGCGGCGCGGGTGACGGCCTTAAACTGGTTGAGAGGGTATTCGATGTATCTGCCTCAGAGGCCGCCCAAAAGGTGAATACCGTGACCGGCAACCTGCCGCCGGTTGCCCCGGAAGTGATTGCGGCCGCAGAGGCCGGAGCAGAGGCTGACCGCAAAGCAGCGGCCGCGCTGGCCATCAGGCTCATGGAGAAAACCCGACCGGCCACTGGCAACGCCTACCTCACCCGCAAGGGTTTCCCCGACCGGGAATGTCCGGTACTGACGGTCATGCATAAAACCGGTGGCGTGACGTTCCGCACCGGTGATGTGGTTGCCCCGCTGTATGACGATGCCGGGACGCTGGTTAACGTTCAGCTTATTAATGCTGACGGTCTCAAACGCACCCTGAAAGGCGGAGCGGTAAAAGGTACATGCCATATCATCGAGGGGCAGAAACAGGCCGGAAAACGCCTGTGGATTGCGGAGGGCTATGCGACCGCGCTCACCGTGCATCACCTGACCGGCGAAACCGTCATGGTGGCGCTGTCCTCCGTGAACCTCCTTTCTCTGGCGAGCCTTGCCCGTCAGAAACACCCGGCCTGTCAGATTGTCCTCGCCGCCGACCGTGACCTTAACGGCGACGGCCAGACAAAAGCCGCTGCGGCCGCAGACGCCTGTGAGGGTGTTGTTGCCCTGCCGCCGGTGTTCGGTGACTGGAATGATGCGTTCGTTCAGAAAGGCGAAGAGGCGACACGGAAAGCGATTTATGACGCCATCCGGCCACCGGCTGACAGTCCTTTCACTACCATGAGTGAGGCGGAATTTACCGCCATGAGCACCAGTGAAAAGGCAATGCGGGTGCATGAACATTACGGCGAAGCGCTGGCCGTGGATGCGAACGGTCAGCTCCTGTCCCGATATGAGGCCGGAATATGGAAAATCATTCCCCCGTCGGATTTTGCCCGCGACGTGGCCGGGTTGTTTCAGCGTCTGCGCGCCCCGTTCTCGTCGGGGAAAATTGCCTCAGTGGTGGAGACCCTGAAACTGATTATTCCGCAGCAGGACGCACCGGCGCGCCGTCTGATTGGTTTTCGTAACGGGGTACTCGATACCGCCACCGGCACTTTCAGCCCGCACCACAAATCGCACTGGCTGCGCACGCTATGTGATGTTGATTTCACCCCACCGGTGGAGGGCGAAACGCTGGAAACCCACGCCCCTCATTTCTGGCGCTGGCTTGACCGCGCCGCCGGTGGCAGACCGGAAAAACGCGACGTGATTCTGGCCGCGTTGTTTATGGTGCTTGCGAACCGCTACGACTGGCAGCTCTTTCTCGAAATGACCGGGCCGGGCGGGAGCGGGAAAAGTATTCTGGCCGAAATTGCGACCATGCTTGCCGGTGAGGATAACGCCACATCGGCCACTATCGAAACGCTGGAATCACCACGTGAACGTGCTGCGCTGATTGGCTTCTCGCTGATTCGTCTGCCTGACCAGGAAAAATGGAGCGGTGACGGGGCAGGACTCAAGGCCATCACCGGCGGGGATGCGGTCTCGGTAGACCCGAAATACAAGGATGCGTACTCCACCCATATTCCGGCGGTGATTCTGGCCGTGAACAATAACCCGATGCGATTTACCGACCGTAGCGGCGGTGTTTCCCGTCGCCGGGTGATCCTGCATTTCCCGGAACAGATTGCCCCGGAAGAGCGCGACCCGAAACTCAAGGACAAAATCGCCCAGGAGCTGGCGGTCATCGTGCGCCAGCTCATGCAGAAGTTCAGCGACCCGATGGCCGCGCGTACGCTGCTCCAGTCGCAGCAGAACTCCGACGAGGCGCTCAGGATTAAAAGGGATGCTGACCCGACCTTTGATTTTTGCGGCTATCTGGAGGCACTGCCGGAGCCAGACGGGATGTACATGGGGAACGCCAACATTATTCCGCGTCAGCCGCGCCTCTATCTATATCACGCCTATCTGATTTACATGGAGGCGCATGGATACAAGAACACGCTAAGCCTGACCATGTTCGGTAAAGGCCTGTCGGCCATGCTCAAGGAGTATGGGCTGAATTATGACAAGCGGCGAACCAATCAGGGGATGCAGACCAATCTTGCGCTCAGGGAGGAAAGCAACGCTGACTGGCTACCAAAGTGCGATGAGCCCGCAGTGAAATAA
- a CDS encoding putative prophage protein, with product MKKPLPPVLRAALYRRAVACAWLTLCERQHRYPHLTLDALESAIAAELEGFYLRQHGEEKGRQIACALLEDLMESGPLMAAPSLSFLGLAVMDELCACHITAPVLH from the coding sequence ATGAAAAAGCCATTACCACCCGTATTACGCGCCGCGCTGTATCGTCGCGCCGTGGCCTGTGCATGGCTGACCCTGTGCGAACGCCAGCACCGCTACCCGCACCTCACCCTCGACGCGCTGGAAAGCGCCATTGCCGCCGAGCTGGAGGGCTTCTACCTGCGCCAGCACGGCGAGGAGAAAGGCCGTCAGATTGCCTGTGCATTACTGGAAGATTTAATGGAATCCGGGCCACTCATGGCCGCGCCGTCGCTGTCATTTCTCGGGCTCGCCGTAATGGATGAACTCTGCGCCTGTCATATCACCGCACCGGTACTGCACTGA
- a CDS encoding bacteriophage protein has product MKHTTITARDLECLEHMRNVGQLVNELMQVQDCATVRRDPAQQLQLTSVIYLMTAQLDGVVERCNQQWLTGEGNV; this is encoded by the coding sequence ATGAAACATACCACCATTACCGCCCGTGACCTCGAATGCCTTGAGCACATGCGCAACGTCGGCCAGCTTGTCAATGAGCTGATGCAGGTGCAGGACTGCGCGACCGTTAGGCGTGACCCGGCGCAGCAGTTACAACTCACCTCCGTAATTTACCTCATGACCGCCCAGCTCGACGGTGTGGTCGAACGCTGCAATCAGCAGTGGCTGACCGGGGAGGGTAACGTATGA
- the SBOV27791 gene encoding phage DNA binding protein yields the protein MHTAFSSPSSAPAAPLMPVSDTVHERFIRLPEVMHLCGLSRSTIYDLISREAFPKQISLGGKNVAWAQSEITAWMADRIAERNRGYDA from the coding sequence ATGCACACCGCTTTTTCTTCCCCGTCTTCTGCCCCTGCCGCGCCGCTGATGCCGGTCTCTGATACCGTTCATGAGCGCTTTATCCGTCTGCCCGAAGTGATGCATCTGTGCGGCCTGTCCCGGTCGACCATTTACGACCTCATCAGCCGCGAGGCTTTCCCGAAACAAATCAGCCTGGGCGGGAAAAACGTGGCGTGGGCGCAGTCTGAAATCACCGCATGGATGGCAGATCGTATTGCCGAACGCAACCGGGGCTATGACGCATGA